The following proteins are encoded in a genomic region of Tenacibaculum sp. 190524A05c:
- a CDS encoding universal stress protein, whose product MKKIIVPVDFTLHSENALRTAAFFANTYKAEIVVVHMLETSNSVISVSNSYINEQIVFELKLTEKKFKEFLDKPYLKDVTVTPIIKHHKSFSDLHKVAEDEQADLILLSSKGATGLKEIFYGSNTEVVVRNSTIPVLVIKGLPVADTFKKAIFACDFSDDFIEPFKKAKAMADLFNCELQLLYVNTPGAKFRTTREKKDRIARFLEKVGETGNLTVAEVSDFSIEEGILEFAKTNESDLIVMPTHGKHGIEHFLEGSIAEDVVNHAALPVLTVKM is encoded by the coding sequence ATGAAAAAAATTATTGTACCCGTAGATTTTACTTTACATTCTGAGAATGCATTAAGAACTGCAGCTTTTTTTGCAAATACTTATAAAGCAGAAATTGTAGTTGTTCATATGTTAGAAACTTCTAATTCGGTTATTTCTGTATCGAATTCATATATCAACGAACAGATTGTTTTTGAGTTGAAACTAACAGAGAAAAAGTTCAAAGAATTTTTAGATAAACCGTATTTAAAAGATGTAACAGTTACTCCAATAATAAAGCATCATAAAAGTTTTTCTGATTTGCATAAAGTAGCGGAAGATGAGCAAGCAGATTTAATTCTATTATCATCTAAAGGAGCAACAGGTTTAAAGGAGATTTTTTACGGATCTAATACAGAAGTTGTCGTTAGAAATTCAACAATTCCTGTGTTGGTTATTAAAGGACTACCAGTTGCAGATACATTTAAAAAGGCAATTTTTGCTTGTGATTTTTCTGATGATTTTATAGAACCATTTAAGAAAGCTAAAGCAATGGCCGATTTATTTAATTGCGAGTTACAGTTGTTATACGTTAATACTCCTGGAGCTAAGTTTAGAACTACGAGAGAGAAGAAAGATAGAATTGCACGATTTTTAGAGAAAGTAGGTGAAACAGGAAATTTAACCGTTGCTGAAGTTTCTGATTTTAGTATAGAAGAAGGAATTTTAGAATTCGCAAAAACAAATGAAAGTGATTTAATCGTAATGCCTACGCATGGAAAACACGGAATCGAACACTTTTTAGAAGGAAGTATAGCAGAAGATGTTGTGAATCATGCTGCGTTACCTGTCTTAACAGTTAAAATGTAA
- the ccoN gene encoding cytochrome-c oxidase, cbb3-type subunit I has product MEMQQFYYDNKIVKKFIYATLLWGIVGFSVGLLLAFMFLFPNITDGISWLSFGRLRPLHTNAVIFAFVGNAIYAGVYYSLQRLLKTRMASDLLSNINFWGWQLIIVAAAITLPLGYTTSKEYAELEWPIDIAIALVWVVFGVNMIWTILKRRQRHLYVAIWFYLATFVTVAVLHIFNSLELPVSGLKSYSVYAGVQDALVQWWYGHNAVAFFLTTPFLGLMYYFVPKAANRPVYSYRLSIIHFWSLIFIYIWAGPHHLLYTALPNWAQNLGVVFSIMLIAPSWGGMINGLLTLRGTWDKVRQDPVLKFMVVAITGYGMATFEGPMLSLKNVNAIAHFTDWIIAHVHVGALAWNGFMTFGMIYWLVPKLFKTKLFSRKLANFHFWIGTLGIVIYTLPMYVAGFVQAFMWKQFNPDGTLTYGNFLETVQEIVPMYWIRAIGGSLYIVGAIVMLYNIVKTVKRGEEVTDDLAEAAPLTKVSKYRTKGETWHTWLERKPIKLTIYATIAILIGGLIQIVPTLMVKSNIPYIEEVKPYSALELEGRDIYISNGCVSCHSQMIRPFRSEVERYGEYSKAGEFVYDHPFLWGSKRTGPDLHRIGGKYNDNWHFNHMYDPQSTSPGSIMPAYQWIIKNKLDKSQTEAKMRAMVKLGVPYTDEDITNAQKSMDEQGMQIQQNLYNDPDFVQNYEESKKYAEQNGLPFVEMKDREIVALIAYIQRLGVDIRVKDVKDKLSKK; this is encoded by the coding sequence ATGGAGATGCAACAATTTTATTACGATAACAAAATCGTGAAAAAATTTATCTACGCAACCTTACTATGGGGAATAGTCGGGTTTTCAGTAGGATTACTTTTAGCGTTCATGTTTTTATTTCCCAATATTACCGACGGAATTTCCTGGTTAAGTTTTGGTCGCTTGCGTCCGTTACACACCAACGCGGTAATTTTTGCATTTGTAGGAAATGCTATTTATGCGGGAGTGTATTACTCGTTACAACGCTTGTTAAAAACAAGAATGGCCAGCGACTTGCTGAGTAACATTAATTTCTGGGGATGGCAGTTGATTATTGTTGCAGCCGCTATTACATTACCTTTAGGATATACCACTTCTAAAGAATACGCAGAGTTAGAATGGCCCATTGATATTGCCATAGCTTTGGTATGGGTGGTATTTGGTGTAAACATGATTTGGACGATTTTAAAACGTCGTCAACGTCACTTATATGTGGCGATTTGGTTTTACCTAGCAACCTTTGTTACGGTAGCAGTATTACATATTTTTAATAGTTTAGAGTTGCCTGTAAGCGGATTAAAAAGTTACTCTGTGTATGCAGGAGTTCAAGATGCATTAGTACAATGGTGGTACGGACATAATGCGGTAGCATTTTTCTTAACAACACCGTTTTTAGGGTTGATGTATTATTTTGTTCCGAAAGCTGCGAATAGACCTGTATACTCGTATCGTTTATCGATTATTCACTTTTGGTCGTTAATTTTCATTTACATCTGGGCAGGTCCACACCACTTATTATATACAGCTTTACCAAACTGGGCGCAAAACTTAGGTGTGGTATTCTCAATTATGTTAATCGCACCATCATGGGGAGGAATGATCAATGGATTATTAACACTTCGTGGAACTTGGGATAAAGTACGTCAAGATCCTGTATTGAAATTCATGGTAGTAGCCATTACAGGATATGGTATGGCAACCTTTGAAGGTCCAATGTTATCCTTAAAAAATGTAAATGCGATTGCTCACTTTACGGATTGGATTATTGCACACGTGCATGTAGGAGCGTTAGCTTGGAATGGGTTTATGACATTCGGTATGATTTATTGGTTAGTGCCGAAGTTATTCAAGACAAAATTATTCTCTAGAAAGTTAGCCAATTTCCACTTCTGGATAGGAACTTTAGGTATTGTAATTTATACACTACCAATGTATGTAGCAGGATTTGTACAAGCATTTATGTGGAAACAATTCAATCCTGATGGAACATTAACGTATGGAAACTTCTTAGAAACAGTTCAAGAAATTGTTCCAATGTATTGGATTCGTGCCATCGGAGGAAGTTTATACATTGTTGGAGCGATTGTAATGTTATACAACATCGTAAAAACAGTAAAAAGAGGAGAAGAAGTAACCGATGATTTAGCAGAAGCAGCTCCGTTAACAAAAGTTTCAAAATACAGAACAAAAGGAGAAACTTGGCACACTTGGTTAGAGCGTAAGCCAATCAAATTAACCATCTACGCAACAATAGCGATTCTTATTGGAGGGTTGATTCAGATTGTTCCAACCTTAATGGTCAAGTCTAACATTCCATATATCGAGGAAGTAAAACCATATAGTGCTTTAGAATTAGAAGGTAGAGATATTTATATCTCAAACGGATGTGTATCGTGTCACTCACAAATGATTCGTCCGTTTAGAAGTGAGGTAGAGCGTTATGGTGAATATTCAAAAGCAGGAGAATTTGTATACGATCATCCATTCTTATGGGGAAGTAAACGTACCGGTCCAGATTTACATCGTATTGGAGGAAAGTATAATGATAACTGGCACTTTAATCATATGTACGATCCACAGAGTACATCACCAGGATCTATCATGCCAGCTTACCAATGGATTATCAAGAATAAGTTAGATAAATCGCAAACAGAAGCAAAAATGCGTGCCATGGTAAAACTAGGTGTTCCTTATACGGATGAAGATATTACTAATGCGCAAAAGAGTATGGATGAGCAAGGAATGCAAATTCAACAGAACTTATACAACGATCCTGATTTTGTTCAGAATTACGAAGAAAGTAAAAAGTATGCTGAGCAAAATGGATTGCCTTTCGTGGAAATGAAAGATAGAGAGATTGTAGCATTGATTGCCTATATCCAAAGATTAGGTGTAGATATTAGAGTAAAAGACGTTAAGGATAAACTTTCAAAAAAATAA
- a CDS encoding CBS domain-containing protein, protein MRKREPISKIMSDNVITLNSNDDLTTAEELFKTHQIRHIPIVQGQKVIGMLSHTDLMRVSYAETVEEFETEVDVVLNSVFTIEQVMTKNVVTIEKNNTIREVAEILAAREFHALPVVEEGELIGIVTTTDLIQFLLKQY, encoded by the coding sequence ATGAGAAAAAGAGAACCAATTTCAAAAATCATGAGTGATAACGTAATCACTTTAAATTCTAATGACGATTTAACTACTGCTGAAGAACTTTTTAAAACACATCAAATTCGTCATATTCCGATAGTACAAGGTCAAAAAGTTATAGGAATGTTGAGCCATACTGATTTAATGCGAGTGAGTTATGCGGAAACTGTAGAGGAGTTTGAAACTGAAGTTGATGTAGTGTTAAATAGTGTCTTTACAATTGAACAAGTGATGACAAAAAATGTTGTGACTATTGAAAAAAACAATACGATAAGAGAAGTTGCAGAAATCTTAGCAGCTAGAGAGTTTCATGCGTTGCCTGTTGTTGAAGAAGGAGAATTAATTGGAATTGTAACAACAACTGATTTGATTCAATTTTTGTTGAAGCAGTATTAG
- a CDS encoding histidine kinase has translation MLSFFIIFCVEFLSAQEPISIHLTEKEGLPDKEFYSIVEDDKGFVWLAGNKGLFRYDGYEFKLYTHPEQVGLSVFTPILDKDKIIWYTNLSGQLFCIKNDKVILFKKLKDFFNGNLPRIQAHNNLLYLSVSSRLLVLDKISGEILYTNVSSNYYYSYIIVINNVAYFFNDEGYLCKLTSDFKVEITNKKIDYNSTRLKRAHLSRIKDVLVLNTLSRSGSVNKIIINSDVENNFGYSIRNSDPGFITQEIRVIDDVYYVLSNEGVYVYELEDSNLVLKRKILEGTSTTDIIKDKNGNFWVSSNYDGIHVYPNLDFKSNFNCSQPNGIKKMIRGKYNELILVGSKGDFYMFDAQNNKNQRFIYDRKDDVKFIMYDSIRNRYFLQASRGSESFQRTNNKLSFFKKYINLNAKDYSFIGNDSVIITTGSRSAVFDLSEYEFRWNRKKALDQNRGYSCLSSKRLKQHYISSVKGVFVFNQDFSEKKEIKHNGNSLFVRDIITTNDNTLWCLSFKNGFYKVIDNKVVKHYTTDDGLLSNTNSFFRSNKNSIWIAGEKGIQEFNFKDETFRNLTKKNGIPSYDFVGLEFIKNRLYVSTPNELFSFDVNTVFNSIDKSKPEPYFTTISVDNIEREITSSYSIPTGSEKIEIRFNTTGFLSSENISYEYRLLTNSDDDGDWQEESSKTNTVIFNKLAQGSYTFQLRAKKGDKYSEIKTIDLKVKGVFYEQWWFFLLLTVLFGFLIWMYFNRKNKELQERQKLIIDKQTKELENIFLKLESLRSQMNPHFIFNALNSIQDYILNNEKKLARTYLVKFSRLIRMYLEHSQSNTISLDEELSALNFYLELEKDRFEESFTYSVQVDQSMNQELIEIPTFLIQPYVENAIKHGLLHKKENRELDITFSFDYDKSTLHCVIEDNGVGRAVSTEINNRKAFKPKSFSSEANAKRIDLLNKTREFPIKLEIKDKYNDILEPRGTIVTIDIPV, from the coding sequence ATGCTATCTTTTTTTATCATATTTTGTGTTGAATTTCTTTCAGCGCAGGAACCCATTTCTATTCATCTAACGGAGAAGGAAGGGCTTCCAGATAAAGAGTTTTATAGTATAGTTGAAGATGATAAGGGATTTGTTTGGTTGGCAGGAAATAAAGGACTGTTTAGATATGATGGTTATGAATTTAAATTATACACACATCCTGAACAAGTTGGTTTATCTGTTTTTACTCCAATATTAGATAAGGATAAGATAATTTGGTACACGAATTTATCGGGACAGCTTTTTTGTATTAAAAACGATAAGGTAATATTATTTAAAAAATTGAAAGATTTCTTTAATGGAAATTTGCCAAGAATTCAAGCACATAATAATTTGTTATATCTCTCGGTTTCTTCAAGGCTCTTGGTTCTTGATAAAATAAGTGGAGAAATACTATACACAAATGTCAGTTCAAACTACTATTATAGCTATATAATTGTTATAAATAATGTCGCATATTTTTTTAATGATGAAGGGTATTTATGTAAGTTGACTAGTGATTTTAAGGTAGAAATTACTAATAAAAAAATTGATTATAACAGTACAAGACTTAAAAGAGCACACTTATCTAGAATTAAAGATGTTTTAGTTTTAAACACGTTAAGTCGTAGTGGATCAGTAAATAAAATCATTATAAATTCTGATGTAGAGAATAATTTCGGATACAGTATAAGAAATTCAGATCCTGGATTTATAACTCAGGAAATAAGAGTTATCGATGATGTCTATTATGTATTGTCTAATGAAGGAGTTTATGTTTATGAACTAGAGGATAGTAACTTAGTTTTAAAGCGAAAGATTCTAGAAGGAACTTCAACAACAGATATAATTAAAGATAAGAATGGCAACTTTTGGGTGTCTTCAAATTACGACGGAATTCATGTGTATCCAAACCTAGATTTCAAGTCAAATTTTAATTGTTCCCAACCGAATGGAATTAAAAAGATGATTAGAGGAAAATACAATGAGTTAATTTTGGTTGGAAGTAAAGGGGATTTTTATATGTTTGATGCCCAAAACAATAAAAACCAAAGATTTATTTATGATAGAAAAGATGATGTCAAATTCATTATGTATGATTCTATAAGAAATAGATACTTTCTTCAGGCATCTAGAGGTAGTGAGTCATTTCAAAGAACAAATAATAAACTTAGTTTTTTTAAAAAATATATCAATTTAAATGCTAAGGATTATTCTTTTATAGGGAATGATTCTGTGATCATAACCACCGGAAGCCGTTCTGCTGTATTTGATTTGAGTGAATATGAGTTTAGATGGAATAGAAAGAAAGCACTAGATCAAAACCGTGGATATAGCTGTTTAAGTAGTAAAAGATTAAAACAACATTACATAAGTTCTGTTAAAGGAGTATTTGTTTTTAATCAAGATTTTTCTGAAAAGAAAGAAATAAAACATAATGGAAATTCATTATTTGTTCGAGACATTATAACTACCAATGATAATACATTATGGTGCTTGTCTTTTAAGAACGGGTTTTACAAAGTAATTGATAATAAGGTTGTAAAACATTATACAACTGATGATGGATTATTATCTAATACCAACAGTTTCTTCAGATCTAATAAAAATTCGATTTGGATTGCTGGAGAGAAGGGTATTCAAGAGTTCAATTTCAAAGACGAAACCTTTAGGAACTTAACCAAGAAAAACGGAATACCATCTTATGATTTTGTTGGGTTAGAATTTATAAAAAATAGACTCTATGTTAGTACTCCAAATGAATTATTCTCTTTTGATGTGAATACTGTTTTTAATAGTATCGATAAGTCTAAACCAGAACCATATTTTACAACTATTAGTGTTGATAATATAGAAAGAGAAATAACATCTTCTTATAGTATTCCGACAGGTAGTGAAAAAATTGAAATCAGATTCAATACCACAGGTTTTTTATCCAGTGAAAATATCTCATATGAGTATAGATTACTAACGAACTCAGATGATGATGGTGATTGGCAAGAAGAATCTTCGAAAACCAATACCGTTATTTTTAATAAGCTGGCACAAGGAAGTTATACCTTTCAATTACGAGCCAAAAAAGGAGATAAATACTCAGAGATTAAAACAATCGATTTAAAAGTAAAAGGTGTTTTTTATGAGCAATGGTGGTTTTTTCTTTTGCTAACAGTACTATTCGGATTTTTGATTTGGATGTATTTCAACCGAAAGAATAAGGAGCTTCAAGAAAGACAAAAATTAATTATAGATAAACAAACTAAAGAGTTAGAAAATATATTCTTAAAGTTAGAGAGTTTAAGAAGTCAAATGAATCCACACTTCATCTTTAACGCATTAAATTCAATACAAGATTATATTCTTAATAACGAGAAGAAATTAGCGAGGACCTATTTAGTAAAATTCTCGAGGTTAATCAGAATGTATTTAGAACACAGTCAGTCAAATACAATTTCATTAGATGAAGAGTTATCCGCTTTAAATTTTTATTTAGAATTAGAAAAAGATCGATTTGAAGAATCTTTTACGTATTCTGTTCAAGTGGATCAAAGCATGAATCAAGAGTTGATAGAAATTCCAACTTTCTTGATTCAACCTTATGTTGAAAATGCTATTAAGCACGGATTATTACATAAAAAGGAAAATAGAGAATTAGACATTACGTTCTCTTTCGATTACGATAAAAGTACTCTGCATTGCGTTATTGAAGATAATGGAGTAGGAAGAGCAGTATCTACTGAAATAAATAATAGAAAAGCGTTTAAACCAAAGTCATTCTCATCAGAAGCAAATGCAAAAAGAATTGACTTGCTTAATAAAACGAGAGAATTTCCAATAAAACTAGAAATTAAAGATAAGTACAACGATATTTTAGAGCCAAGAGGAACAATTGTAACTATTGATATTCCTGTTTAA
- the ccoS gene encoding cbb3-type cytochrome oxidase assembly protein CcoS — MGVIYVMLTASVIVAIVFFIAFIVSVKRGQYDDTYTPSVRMLFDDELITEETNKE, encoded by the coding sequence ATGGGAGTGATATATGTAATGCTTACCGCCAGTGTAATTGTAGCGATTGTGTTTTTTATCGCCTTCATTGTAAGTGTGAAAAGAGGACAGTATGACGATACCTACACACCTTCCGTAAGAATGTTGTTCGACGACGAGTTAATCACAGAGGAAACTAACAAAGAATAG
- the ccoG gene encoding cytochrome c oxidase accessory protein CcoG: protein METPEGEHFRDSIGTIDKEGKRAWVFPKKPKGKFYKYRGYVSYALLLFLFISPFIKVKGNQFLLFNVLERKFVVFGYPFWPQDFHLVVISMIIGVVFITLFTVVFGRVFCGWICPQTIFLEMVFRKIEYWIEGDRGKQIRLSKQPWNAEKIRKRLLKWFVFFVISFLIANVFLAYIIGSDELLLYIQNGPLNHLSTFIALLIFTGVFYFVFAWFREQVCIIACPYGRLQGVLLDNQSVVVAYDYKRGEKEKGRAKFNKKEDRAASGKGDCIDCKQCVHVCPTGIDIRNGTQLECINCTACIDECDTMMENVGYPKGLIRFASIDNIEKKTPFKFTARMKGYAAVLTILFGVLIGMLFLRNDVEAKIFRLPGQLYERKDNGIISNVYSYKIVNKTTEEIGDITYKLLSHEGKIEIVTHQSFVVPKQGMAEGSLFIELHQSQLTKDKVKLKVGVYSNDKLIETTTTNFLGPRKFW from the coding sequence ATGGAAACACCCGAGGGAGAACATTTTAGAGATAGTATTGGGACTATAGATAAAGAAGGTAAACGTGCTTGGGTGTTTCCTAAAAAACCAAAAGGAAAATTCTACAAGTATAGAGGTTATGTGAGCTATGCATTGTTGTTATTTCTTTTCATTTCACCATTTATAAAAGTAAAAGGAAATCAATTTTTGCTATTCAACGTTTTAGAGCGAAAATTTGTAGTTTTTGGTTATCCATTTTGGCCACAAGATTTTCATTTGGTAGTCATATCAATGATAATTGGTGTTGTCTTTATAACCCTTTTTACAGTAGTGTTTGGCCGCGTGTTTTGCGGATGGATTTGTCCTCAAACAATTTTCTTGGAAATGGTTTTTCGAAAAATTGAATATTGGATTGAAGGTGATCGAGGAAAGCAAATTCGTTTATCGAAACAACCATGGAATGCAGAGAAAATTAGAAAGCGTTTGTTAAAGTGGTTTGTGTTTTTTGTAATCTCATTTTTAATTGCCAATGTGTTCTTAGCCTACATTATAGGTAGTGATGAATTGTTATTATACATTCAAAATGGCCCATTGAATCATTTGTCAACCTTTATTGCTCTACTGATTTTTACAGGAGTATTCTACTTTGTTTTTGCTTGGTTTAGAGAACAAGTATGCATTATTGCTTGTCCTTATGGTCGATTACAAGGAGTATTATTAGATAATCAATCAGTGGTTGTTGCGTACGATTATAAAAGAGGAGAAAAAGAAAAAGGAAGAGCAAAATTCAATAAGAAAGAAGACAGGGCAGCTTCAGGAAAAGGAGATTGTATTGATTGTAAACAATGTGTACATGTTTGTCCAACCGGAATTGATATTCGAAATGGAACTCAATTAGAATGTATTAATTGCACAGCCTGTATTGATGAATGTGATACTATGATGGAAAACGTAGGCTATCCAAAAGGATTGATTCGTTTTGCAAGTATTGATAATATTGAGAAGAAAACTCCTTTTAAGTTTACCGCTCGTATGAAAGGATATGCAGCAGTCCTTACAATTCTGTTTGGAGTATTAATAGGAATGTTATTCTTAAGAAATGATGTTGAAGCTAAAATATTCAGATTACCTGGTCAACTTTATGAACGAAAAGACAATGGTATTATTAGTAATGTCTATTCATATAAAATAGTGAATAAAACCACGGAAGAGATTGGAGATATTACCTATAAATTACTATCACATGAAGGAAAAATAGAGATCGTAACACATCAATCATTCGTAGTTCCAAAACAAGGAATGGCAGAAGGATCGTTATTTATAGAACTGCATCAATCTCAATTAACAAAGGATAAAGTAAAACTAAAAGTAGGAGTTTATAGTAATGATAAACTTATTGAAACTACAACCACAAATTTCCTCGGACCGAGAAAATTTTGGTAA
- a CDS encoding sulfite exporter TauE/SafE family protein has protein sequence MLYTAFILGLLGSLHCLGMCGPIAFMLPLDRTNQVKQFFQLMSYHSGRLLTYGLLGVLFGLLGRGFELFVFQQHLSIFTGALMIIIILFPKLVYQLKATKALNTYISKIKSTLGKELKQKRNDTFFAIGFLNGFLPCGLVYMALIGAVATHSTFQGSLYMIVFGLGTIPLMSSIVYIGKFTNLRLNRYFKKVIPMVVIAIGVLFILRGLGLNIPYISPAASVSNLVEQTPLCN, from the coding sequence ATGCTCTACACTGCATTCATATTAGGATTGTTAGGAAGCTTACATTGTTTAGGTATGTGTGGTCCAATTGCTTTTATGTTACCATTAGACAGAACTAATCAAGTAAAGCAGTTCTTTCAATTAATGAGTTATCATAGTGGACGATTACTTACCTATGGATTATTGGGAGTTCTTTTTGGATTATTAGGACGAGGATTTGAATTATTCGTTTTTCAACAACATCTGTCAATATTTACGGGGGCTTTAATGATTATAATTATACTGTTCCCAAAGTTGGTATATCAACTAAAAGCAACCAAAGCTTTAAACACATACATTTCAAAAATAAAGTCTACTCTCGGTAAAGAGTTAAAACAAAAAAGGAATGATACATTTTTCGCAATAGGCTTTTTGAATGGCTTTTTACCATGTGGATTAGTTTATATGGCCTTAATAGGAGCTGTTGCAACACACTCAACTTTTCAAGGAAGTTTATACATGATTGTATTCGGTTTAGGAACAATCCCATTAATGAGCTCTATCGTGTACATTGGTAAGTTCACAAATCTTCGATTGAACCGATACTTTAAAAAAGTCATTCCAATGGTAGTTATTGCCATTGGTGTGTTATTTATTTTAAGAGGTTTAGGATTGAATATTCCATATATTTCTCCAGCCGCTTCTGTCAGTAATTTAGTTGAACAAACTCCATTGTGTAACTAA
- a CDS encoding cbb3-type cytochrome c oxidase N-terminal domain-containing protein, protein MKRIFQSILYIVFVFVSFWAIIKAVLAYENPFSLYENPLVWILITFLGLVILAKEYFSFTIQKIAEDLKMEKEGIVPEEVDEWAWLKKQYKRWTKSRELEEEGEIILDHNYDGIKELDNVLPPWWVYLFYATIVFGVVYLIRFHIAGGDTQEMEYEKAMAKAKYEMEQYKQKTPNAFDIEKVALSTDSADLRRGKAVFNLNCASCHVRDGGGKIGPNLTDEYWILGGGFNNVFNTIYKGGRDGKGMVAWKGVLKPEDIQKVASYVISLGGTTPAKPKKPEGEIWTEE, encoded by the coding sequence ATGAAAAGAATTTTTCAATCGATACTATATATAGTATTTGTTTTTGTAAGCTTTTGGGCAATTATAAAAGCGGTACTAGCTTATGAAAATCCGTTTAGCTTATATGAAAACCCGTTAGTATGGATTCTCATAACCTTCTTAGGTTTAGTAATTCTAGCTAAGGAATATTTCAGTTTTACCATTCAGAAAATAGCTGAAGATTTAAAAATGGAAAAAGAAGGAATTGTCCCAGAGGAAGTTGATGAATGGGCTTGGTTAAAAAAGCAATATAAACGTTGGACGAAATCTCGTGAACTTGAAGAAGAAGGAGAAATTATTTTAGATCATAACTATGATGGAATTAAAGAGTTGGATAATGTATTACCACCATGGTGGGTATATTTATTCTATGCTACAATCGTATTTGGCGTAGTGTATTTAATTCGATTTCATATTGCTGGTGGAGATACGCAAGAAATGGAATATGAAAAAGCCATGGCTAAGGCAAAATATGAAATGGAACAATACAAACAGAAAACTCCGAATGCTTTCGATATAGAGAAAGTTGCACTATCAACAGATTCTGCCGATTTAAGAAGAGGAAAGGCTGTATTTAATTTGAATTGTGCGTCTTGTCATGTTCGTGATGGAGGAGGTAAAATTGGTCCAAACTTAACCGATGAATATTGGATTTTAGGAGGTGGATTCAACAATGTTTTCAATACCATTTATAAAGGAGGAAGAGATGGAAAAGGAATGGTTGCATGGAAAGGTGTTTTAAAACCTGAAGATATTCAGAAGGTAGCGAGTTATGTAATTTCTTTAGGAGGAACAACTCCAGCTAAACCAAAGAAACCAGAAGGAGAGATATGGACGGAAGAATAA
- a CDS encoding FixH family protein, which produces MRINWSTGIVIAIIAFITFIMFMVVTMISNNEYNHDLVTENYYQKELKYQYHIDASKNLNKLEHPLVIQKVPDGLEVNFPKDLIPTKIKGKIFLYRPSNKALDSEIEINLNQHRFVISEKALVNGRWDVVIDFTYNNQNYFHKKEIIY; this is translated from the coding sequence ATGAGAATTAATTGGAGTACTGGAATCGTAATTGCAATTATTGCATTTATAACATTCATTATGTTTATGGTGGTTACGATGATTAGTAATAATGAGTATAATCATGATTTAGTAACGGAAAATTACTATCAGAAAGAATTAAAATATCAATATCATATTGATGCTTCAAAAAACTTAAATAAGTTAGAGCATCCTCTAGTAATTCAGAAAGTACCTGATGGACTAGAAGTAAATTTTCCAAAGGATTTAATTCCAACGAAAATCAAAGGAAAAATCTTTTTGTATCGTCCGTCAAATAAAGCCTTGGATAGTGAAATAGAAATCAATTTGAACCAACACAGATTTGTTATTTCTGAAAAAGCTTTAGTGAACGGTCGTTGGGATGTGGTAATTGATTTTACTTACAATAATCAAAACTATTTCCACAAAAAGGAAATAATTTATTAA
- a CDS encoding CcoQ/FixQ family Cbb3-type cytochrome c oxidase assembly chaperone: MLKFVKNHLESIIGIEIYPIISLTIFFTFFVLLFWWVATAKKEYISKVSNLPLDN; the protein is encoded by the coding sequence ATGTTAAAATTTGTAAAGAACCATTTAGAGAGTATCATAGGAATAGAGATTTATCCAATCATTTCCTTAACCATATTTTTCACCTTTTTCGTGTTGTTATTCTGGTGGGTAGCAACGGCAAAAAAAGAGTATATCAGTAAAGTAAGCAATTTACCATTAGACAATTAA